The Miscanthus floridulus cultivar M001 unplaced genomic scaffold, ASM1932011v1 os_2416_1_2, whole genome shotgun sequence genome contains a region encoding:
- the LOC136534948 gene encoding cytochrome P450 94C1-like, which translates to MVMVAETGGASALREAASALASSMQPQVAAVFFVSAACTVALAALLAVARMRPPWWCACPVCEAYLTASWAADYDNLCDWYAHLLRTSPAQTVHVHVLRNVLTANPATVDHMLCARFDNYPKGAPFSAILADFLGRGIFNVDGNAWLFQRKIAAAELASPALRAFAVRVVASELRSRLIPLLHSASREGQGRVLDLQDVFRRFAFDCICKISFGLDPGCLELSMPVSSFENAFDMASTLSARRATVPMHIIWKLKRLLNFGDERRLRDAVHLVDTLAAEVIRQRRKLGGAASGSDLLSRFMGSINDDKYLRDIVVSFMLAGRDTVASALTAFFLLLSDHPEVAAAIRDEATRVAGVDDRLTASTFNKLKGMHYVHAALSESMRLFPPVQFDSKFAAGDDTLPDGTAVAKGTRVTYHAYAMGRMESVWGPDCGEFRPERWLRNGRFVHENPYRYPVFQGGARVCIGKELALMEMKAVIVAVVRSFDIEAIDRSSRRPKFAPGLTATFAGGLPVRVRRRARVSGHNPPI; encoded by the coding sequence ATGGTCATGGTTGCCGAGACCGGGGGGGCGTCGGCGTTACGTGAAGCCGCGAGTGCCCTGGCGTCCTCGATGCAGCCGCAGGTGGCCGCCGTCTTCTTCGTGTCCGCCGCGTGCACGGTGGCGCTGGCCGCCCTGCTGGCCGTGGCGCGCATGCGCCCGCCGTGGTGGTGCGCGTGCCCCGTGTGCGAGGCCTACCTGACGGCGTCGTGGGCCGCCGACTACGACAACCTCTGCGACTGGTACGCGCACCTGCTGCGCACCTCGCCGGCGCAGACCGTCCACGTGCACGTCCTCCGGAACGTGCTCACGGCCAACCCGGCCACCGTCGACCACATGCTGTGCGCACGCTTCGACAACTACCCCAAGGGCGCCCCGTTCTCGGCCATCCTCGCCGACTTCCTCGGCCGCGGGATCTTTAACGTCGACGGGAACGCCTGGCTGTTCCAGCGCAAGATTGCCGCGGCCGAGCTCGCGTCCCCGGCGCTGCGCGCCTTCGCGGTGCGCGTCGTGGCGTCCGAGCTGCGGAGCCGGCTCATCCCCTTGCTCCACTCTGCCTCCCGTGAGGGCCAGGGCAGGGTCCTGGACCTGCAGGACGTGTTCCGTCGCTTCGCCTTCGACTGCATCTGCAAGATCTCCTTCGGTCTCGACCCTGGCTGCCTGGAGCTGTCGATGCCGGTGTCGTCGTTCGAGAATGCCTTCGACATGGCCTCCACGCTCTCTGCCAGGCGCGCCACCGTGCCCATGCACATCATCTGGAAGCTCAAGCGCCTGCTCAACTTCGGGGACGAAAGGAGGCTCCGGGACGCGGTGCACCTCGTGGACACGCTCGCCGCGGAGGTGATCCGGCAGCGTCGCAAGCTCGGGGGCGCCGCCTCGGGCAGCGACCTCCTGTCGCGCTTCATGGGCTCCATCAACGACGACAAGTACCTCCGCGACATCGTCGTCAGCTTCATGCTCGCCGGCCGCGACACCGTCGCCTCGGCGCTGACCGCCTTCTTCCTGCTCCTCTCCGATCACCCGGAGGTCGCGGCCGCCATCCGGGACGAGGCTACCCGCGTAGCCGGCGTCGACGACCGGCTCACGGCCTCCACTTTCAACAAGCTCAAGGGCATGCACTACGTGCACGCCGCGCTGTCCGAGAGCATGCGGCTGTTCCCGCCGGTGCAGTTCGACTCCAAGTTCGCGGCCGGCGACGACACGCTCCCGGACGGCACGGCGGTGGCGAAGGGCACCCGGGTCACCTACCACGCCTACGCCATGGGCCGCATGGAGTCCGTGTGGGGCCCCGACTGCGGCGAGTTCCGGCCCGAGCGGTGGCTCAGGAACGGGCGCTTCGTCCATGAGAACCCGTACCGGTACCCTGTGTTCCagggcggcgcgcgcgtgtgtaTCGGCAAGGAGCTGGCGCTCATGGAGATGAAGGCCGTCATCGTCGCCGTGGTGCGGAGCTTCGACATCGAGGCCATCGACCGGAGCTCCCGCCGGCCCAAGTTCGCGCCGGGGCTGACCGCCACGTTCGCGGGCGGCCTGCCGGTGCGAGTGCGCCGGCGAGCACGTGTGAGCGGGCACAACCCGCCAATCTAA